The following proteins come from a genomic window of Iamia sp. SCSIO 61187:
- a CDS encoding GNAT family N-acetyltransferase, whose product MIRDPLEEILGASLRAADDATVDTVDGGDLREVRLARRRFGVALPPPFVAVPAAPVDLPLRPADPADGAAIAAVQRRAWRRSYRGLLSDRFLDELDFSYLGAYWAGRATVSPTPRHRLLVAGGRGEVHGVVDVGPSRDDDVEPGPDGLPSVGEVRSLYLDPSVQGGGLGSALLAAAVDVLDAQGSPEAVLWVVEGNAPARRFYERWGWTADGGRKLTPVEDEELTEVRYRRPLGRTAPGIGGGST is encoded by the coding sequence GTGATCCGGGACCCGCTCGAGGAGATCCTCGGGGCCTCGCTCCGAGCCGCCGACGACGCCACCGTCGACACCGTCGACGGGGGCGACCTCCGCGAGGTGCGGTTGGCCCGCCGCCGCTTCGGCGTGGCCCTGCCCCCGCCGTTCGTCGCCGTGCCGGCGGCCCCGGTCGACCTCCCGCTCCGACCGGCCGACCCCGCCGACGGCGCCGCCATCGCCGCCGTCCAGCGTCGGGCGTGGCGCCGCTCGTACCGCGGCCTGCTGTCCGACCGCTTCCTCGACGAGCTCGACTTCTCCTACCTCGGGGCCTACTGGGCCGGCCGCGCGACGGTGAGCCCCACACCCCGGCACCGCCTGCTGGTCGCCGGCGGCCGGGGCGAGGTCCACGGCGTCGTCGACGTGGGCCCGTCCCGCGACGACGACGTCGAGCCCGGCCCCGACGGCCTGCCCTCCGTCGGCGAGGTCCGCAGCCTCTACCTCGACCCCTCCGTCCAGGGGGGAGGTCTCGGATCCGCCCTCCTGGCGGCGGCGGTGGACGTGCTCGACGCCCAGGGCTCCCCCGAGGCCGTGCTCTGGGTGGTCGAGGGCAACGCCCCGGCCCGTCGGTTCTACGAGCGGTGGGGCTGGACGGCCGACGGCGGACGCAAGCTCACGCCGGTGGAGGACGAGGAGCTGACCGAGGTGCGCTACCGGCGCCCCCTCGGACGCACCGCGCCGGGGATCGGCGGCGGGAGCACGTAG
- a CDS encoding TatD family hydrolase yields MPDATLRWADDHCHLHHAGRTHVGHQYAPADEVAEVVDAAAAVGVERMITVGCGVADSIAAADAAAAHPGRLWATAGVHPHEAQHGIEGLEAVLGRPEVVAVGECGLDFHYDHSPRDAQRDVFAAQIALAHAHDLPLVIHTREAWAETFAILDAEGTPRRTVFHCFTGDADDARGCLDRGAVLSISGLVTFPKADDIRAAVAVAPLDALMVETDSPFLTPVPLRGKPNLPGYLPLVGEGIAAVKGIAVDEVAATTWATTEAFYGLTP; encoded by the coding sequence TTGCCCGACGCCACGCTGCGGTGGGCCGACGACCACTGCCACCTCCACCACGCCGGGCGGACCCACGTCGGCCACCAGTACGCCCCCGCCGACGAGGTGGCCGAGGTCGTCGACGCGGCCGCCGCCGTCGGCGTCGAGCGCATGATCACCGTCGGCTGCGGCGTGGCCGACTCGATCGCCGCCGCCGACGCCGCCGCCGCCCACCCGGGGCGGCTGTGGGCGACCGCAGGCGTCCACCCCCACGAGGCCCAGCACGGGATCGAGGGCCTGGAGGCGGTGCTGGGCCGGCCCGAGGTCGTGGCCGTCGGGGAGTGCGGCCTCGACTTCCACTACGACCACTCGCCCCGGGACGCCCAGCGGGACGTCTTCGCCGCCCAGATCGCCCTGGCCCACGCCCACGACCTGCCCCTGGTGATCCACACCCGGGAGGCCTGGGCCGAGACCTTCGCCATCCTCGACGCCGAGGGCACGCCGCGCCGGACCGTGTTCCACTGCTTCACCGGCGACGCCGACGACGCCCGGGGGTGCCTCGACCGGGGCGCCGTCTTGTCGATCTCGGGGCTGGTGACCTTCCCCAAGGCCGACGACATCCGGGCCGCGGTGGCCGTGGCCCCGCTCGACGCCCTCATGGTCGAGACCGACAGCCCCTTCCTCACCCCCGTGCCGCTGCGGGGCAAGCCCAACCTGCCCGGCTACCTGCCCCTCGTGGGCGAGGGCATCGCCGCCGTCAAGGGCATCGCCGTCGACGAGGTCGCCGCCACCACGTGGGCCACGACCGAGGCCTTCTACGGCCTCACCCCCTGA
- a CDS encoding DUF5655 domain-containing protein, which yields MAWTCPACDRTFGRTGQSHMCVPVVSLDEWFADRPPVQRQVCDAVVGHLETLGEVDVEAAQVGILIKRDRTFAELRPHRGHLRLSVVLDHDVESPRIARRISPTRQFRRYVLYVVLPTPDEVDDEVRGWLTESFETA from the coding sequence GTGGCCTGGACGTGCCCCGCCTGCGACCGCACCTTCGGGCGGACGGGCCAGTCGCACATGTGCGTGCCGGTGGTGTCGCTCGACGAGTGGTTCGCCGACCGGCCCCCGGTGCAGCGCCAGGTCTGCGACGCCGTGGTCGGCCACCTGGAGACCCTCGGCGAGGTCGACGTGGAGGCGGCGCAGGTCGGGATCCTGATCAAGCGCGACCGCACCTTCGCCGAGCTCCGCCCCCACCGCGGCCACCTCCGCCTGTCGGTGGTCCTCGACCACGACGTGGAGTCGCCCCGCATCGCCCGCCGCATCTCCCCCACCCGGCAGTTCCGACGGTACGTCCTGTACGTGGTGCTCCCGACGCCGGACGAGGTCGACGACGAGGTGCGGGGCTGGTTGACCGAGAGCTTCGAGACCGCCTGA
- the rsmI gene encoding 16S rRNA (cytidine(1402)-2'-O)-methyltransferase: MTSDGPAGRLVVVATPIGNMGDLSPRAADALRHADLVCCEDTRRTGRLLQHAAVAAPPLRRVDAHTEAEAAGDVVARVGRGETVALVTDAGTPGVSDPGTRVVAAVVAAGLAVEVVPGPVAAIAAVVLSGLPTDRLAIDGFLPRGGPERSVRLAELAVERRTTALYEAPGRVAATLAEVAAACGDDRPVAVARELTKLHEEVWRGPAGEAAAWAAAHEVRGEVVIVVGGAPAAEGAEGDDAVLVALRAARAQGLSPGRAAAEVAAALGRPRREVYALALAADET; this comes from the coding sequence ATGACGAGCGACGGGCCCGCCGGCCGTCTCGTGGTCGTGGCCACCCCGATCGGCAACATGGGCGACCTCTCGCCCCGGGCCGCCGACGCCCTCCGCCACGCCGACCTGGTGTGCTGCGAGGACACCCGGCGCACGGGCCGGCTGCTCCAGCACGCGGCGGTCGCGGCACCACCGCTGCGCCGCGTCGACGCCCACACCGAGGCCGAGGCCGCCGGCGACGTCGTGGCCCGGGTCGGGCGGGGCGAGACCGTCGCCCTCGTCACCGACGCCGGGACCCCCGGCGTGTCGGACCCGGGCACGCGCGTCGTCGCCGCCGTGGTCGCCGCCGGCCTGGCCGTCGAGGTGGTCCCCGGTCCGGTGGCGGCCATCGCCGCCGTCGTGCTGAGCGGCCTGCCCACGGACCGCCTGGCCATCGACGGGTTCCTGCCCCGCGGCGGGCCCGAGCGGTCCGTCCGCCTGGCCGAGCTGGCCGTCGAGCGGCGGACGACGGCGCTGTACGAGGCGCCGGGCCGGGTCGCCGCGACCCTCGCCGAGGTGGCGGCGGCCTGCGGTGACGACCGACCGGTGGCGGTCGCCCGCGAGCTGACCAAGCTCCACGAGGAGGTGTGGCGGGGGCCGGCGGGCGAGGCGGCGGCGTGGGCCGCCGCCCACGAGGTGCGGGGCGAGGTGGTGATCGTCGTCGGCGGGGCCCCGGCCGCCGAGGGCGCCGAGGGGGACGACGCCGTGCTGGTCGCCCTGCGGGCGGCCCGGGCCCAGGGCCTGTCGCCGGGGCGGGCCGCCGCCGAGGTGGCCGCCGCCCTCGGCCGCCCCCGCCGCGAGGTCTACGCCCTGGCCCTGGCCGCCGACGAGACGTGA
- the rsmA gene encoding 16S rRNA (adenine(1518)-N(6)/adenine(1519)-N(6))-dimethyltransferase RsmA has product MTLTRTQAVALLEAHGLSPSRALGQNFVVDPNTVRRIARLADVGPGDHVVEIGAGLGSLTLALAATGAAVTAVEIDRHVTPVLRTVVADAPLVEVVEGDAMALDWPTVLAGAERWVLVANLPYNVATPLVLDLLDGVPAIARMLVMVQREAGERLAADVGDPAYGIPSVKVRYWATARLVGKVGPDVFLPRPKVDSALVAIERRPAPAAETDPDRMFALVRAGFGQRRKMLRRSLAGLVAPEAFVAAGVRPEARAEELDVEAWARLASA; this is encoded by the coding sequence GTGACCCTCACCCGCACCCAGGCCGTCGCCCTGCTCGAGGCCCACGGGCTGTCGCCGTCGCGGGCGCTGGGCCAGAACTTCGTGGTCGACCCGAACACGGTCCGCCGGATCGCCCGCCTGGCCGACGTCGGCCCCGGCGACCACGTCGTGGAGATCGGCGCCGGCCTGGGGTCGCTGACCCTCGCCCTGGCCGCCACCGGAGCCGCCGTCACCGCCGTGGAGATCGACCGGCACGTGACGCCCGTGCTGCGCACCGTCGTGGCCGACGCCCCGCTCGTCGAGGTCGTCGAGGGCGACGCCATGGCGCTGGACTGGCCCACGGTCCTGGCCGGCGCCGAGCGGTGGGTGCTGGTCGCCAACCTGCCGTACAACGTGGCCACCCCGCTGGTGCTCGACCTGCTCGACGGGGTCCCGGCCATCGCCCGGATGCTGGTGATGGTGCAGCGCGAGGCGGGGGAGCGGCTGGCCGCCGACGTCGGCGACCCGGCCTACGGCATCCCGTCGGTCAAGGTCCGCTACTGGGCCACCGCCCGGCTCGTCGGCAAGGTCGGCCCCGACGTGTTCCTGCCCCGGCCCAAGGTCGACTCGGCCCTGGTCGCCATCGAGCGGCGGCCGGCCCCGGCGGCGGAGACCGACCCCGACCGCATGTTCGCCCTCGTCCGCGCCGGGTTCGGCCAGCGGCGCAAGATGCTGCGCCGGTCGCTCGCCGGCCTCGTCGCCCCCGAGGCGTTCGTCGCCGCCGGCGTGC
- a CDS encoding maleylpyruvate isomerase family mycothiol-dependent enzyme — translation MRDDFLRGARAVLAALSDPAVAAAWDQPSVLADQTVGGLAGHLARGGVWVVDDYLDLDPPSAPSFTGVADYFTQVAAMGPADHQAIRDRGAAIAANGPEAVVARLADRLAGLEDRLPGEAPDRLLPVSGGAMALDAYLGTRLVEQVVHLDDLARSLGATSSAPPDLVVRVAHLGLAVAVERHGAPPVLRHLFRTDVPGPAVVPVLA, via the coding sequence GTGCGTGACGACTTCCTCCGCGGCGCCCGCGCCGTCCTCGCCGCCCTGTCCGACCCGGCCGTCGCCGCGGCCTGGGACCAGCCCTCGGTCCTCGCCGACCAGACCGTCGGCGGGCTCGCCGGCCACCTCGCCCGGGGCGGGGTGTGGGTCGTGGACGACTACCTCGACCTCGACCCGCCGTCGGCGCCGAGCTTCACCGGTGTCGCCGACTACTTCACCCAGGTCGCCGCGATGGGCCCGGCCGACCACCAGGCCATCCGCGACCGGGGGGCGGCGATCGCAGCGAACGGACCGGAGGCCGTGGTCGCCCGGCTGGCCGACCGCCTCGCCGGTCTGGAGGACCGGTTGCCGGGCGAGGCGCCGGACCGGCTGCTGCCCGTCTCGGGCGGGGCCATGGCCCTCGACGCGTACCTCGGCACCCGCCTGGTCGAGCAGGTCGTGCACCTCGACGACCTGGCCCGCTCGCTGGGGGCGACCTCGTCGGCGCCGCCCGACCTCGTGGTCCGGGTCGCCCACCTCGGGCTCGCCGTCGCCGTCGAGCGCCACGGCGCCCCGCCGGTGCTGCGCCACCTGTTCCGCACCGACGTCCCTGGCCCCGCCGTCGTCCCCGTGCTCGCCTGA
- a CDS encoding DUF192 domain-containing protein, translating to MLVVDGRRVAPLEVATTRRARGRGLLGRDGVDGALWLPGVSSVHTVGMRFALDVAWVGRDGRVLRVRTLAPGRVSGWMPRAAGVLEAEAGAFARWALEVGSVVDVDRVNGDGGGEGRERPRRA from the coding sequence GTGCTGGTCGTGGACGGTCGCCGGGTCGCCCCGCTGGAGGTGGCGACCACCCGCCGGGCCCGGGGCCGGGGCCTGCTCGGGCGCGACGGCGTCGACGGGGCGCTCTGGCTGCCGGGCGTCAGCTCGGTGCACACCGTCGGGATGCGCTTCGCGCTCGACGTGGCCTGGGTCGGGCGCGACGGGCGGGTGCTGCGGGTCCGCACCCTCGCCCCCGGGCGGGTCAGCGGCTGGATGCCCCGAGCGGCGGGGGTGCTGGAGGCCGAGGCGGGCGCCTTCGCCCGCTGGGCTCTGGAGGTGGGGTCGGTCGTCGACGTTGATCGGGTCAACGGTGACGGTGGGGGAGAAGGGCGCGAGCGTCCCCGTCGTGCGTGA